In one Vanessa tameamea isolate UH-Manoa-2023 chromosome 12, ilVanTame1 primary haplotype, whole genome shotgun sequence genomic region, the following are encoded:
- the Dnalig3 gene encoding DNA ligase 3 has product MMSDTTPFYVDRAKAGRASCKGCKGNCPSGELRLAKLVFSPYGENQQMKSWHHIDCLMNVLLKQRPTTKRIESIDDIGNWENITKEDQEFILKKINEMEKIYAEKNSSKYTAKVLKNEPSQKATTSSTSDINTDKKVDIDIEDNKFSTFFSLCKKISKVDAYTDKTAEVNIFFTKGCDGQKFKGDVILWCKLLLPQVSKRVYNLKSKQLVKLFSKIFNLDHDDMLTHLEQGDIAETIQYFFTKSNTLKPASESSLTVHNVEDFLEELSKFTKEEEQIYHFKKIVKRCTTNDLKMLIRLIKGDLRINAGPKHILEGVHPDAYNVFQTSRDLNMVLNRVLQSSDVKHKDSFQKNVQAKLSLMTPVLPMLAEACKSVEMAMKKCPNGMFSEIKYDGERVQVHKKGKEFKYFSRALKPVMAHKVSHFKDYLPQAFPKGDDLILDAEVLMVDVNTGKPLPFGTLGVHKQSEFKDAQVCLYVFDCLYYNGEILIDKPVRKRRQILDEIMVEVKNHVMFSEQQLIYKPADLANMIAKVLQLGLEGLVLKDLESTYEPGKRHWLKVKKDYLFDGAMADTADLVVLGAWFGTGKKGGMMSVFLMGCLDTRRNRWVTVTKVHTGHDDSTLERLQKELTPLMVKISQEYIKVPSWLDCNKGMVPDFVAMDPKKQPVWEITGTELTKANLHTADGISVRFPRVTRIRDDKNWESATNLEELKHLYKTSKEKTDVSLLNKLAATAGDSYEPPTKKIKQSPIKQEIKTKKVKQSPIKNTKMDKFIVKDSKVSKDKVIKEEPKSEDKKRKKCNDTITSLEPMNGTIESFDEVEEKKFKKQLLPEDPLPDAFKDKKLGFYPDFISIPERERSYFERHWIAYGGTIVKAIKPMDVDFVVHNEDTICFKKMKKLQKKMSTNVRHVTKSWLIKCINSVKLCDTVHYAVFVEPSH; this is encoded by the exons ATGATGTCCGATACAACACCTTTTTATGTGGATCGAGCCAAAGCCGGTCGGGCTTCATGCAAGGGATGTAAAGGTAACTGTCCCAGTGGAGAATTACGCTTAGCAAAATTAGTTTTTAGCCCATACGGAGAAAATCAACAAATGAAATCATGGCACCATATAGACTGCTTAATGAATGTTCTATTAAAACAACGTCCGACAACAAAACGTATAGAATCGATAGATGACATTGGAAACTGGGAAAATATAACTAAAGAAGACCaggaatttatattgaaaaaaattaatgagaTGGAAAAAATTTATGCTGAGAAAAATAGTAGTAAGTATACAGCAAAAGTGTTAAAAAATGAGCCATCACAAAAAGCAACGACTTCTAGTACTAGTGACATTAATACAGATAAGAAAGTCGATATTGATATAGAAGACAATAAATTCTCAACCTTTTTTTCATTGTGCAAAAAAATCTCTAAAGTTGATGCATACACAGATAAAACGGcagaagtaaatattttttttactaaaggaTGTGATGGACAGAAGTTTAAAGGTGATGTTATTCTGTGGTGTAAACTGCTTTTGCCTCAAGTATCTAAGcgtgtttacaatttaaaaagtaagcAATTAGTCAAGCttttctctaaaatatttaatttagatcatGACGATATGTTGACACATTTAGAGCAAGGAGACATTGCAGAAACTAttcaatatttctttacaaagtCTAATACTTTGAAACCTGCTTCAGAAAGTTCATTAACAGTGCACAATGTTGAAGATTTTCTTGAAGAGCTctcaaaatttacaaaagaagaagaacaaatatatcactttaaGAAAATTGTAAAAAGGTGTACAACAAATgatcttaaaatgttaataaggtTAATTAAAGGAGATTTGCGGATCAATGCAGGGCCAAAGCACATTCTAGAAGGTGTGCACCCCGATGCTTATAATGTTTTTCAAACATCTCGTGATCTGAACATGGTATTGAATAGAGTATTGCAAAGTAGTGATGTAAAGCATAAAGATTCATTTCAGAAAAATGTCCAAGCGAAATTGAGCCTTATGACTCCAGTCTTACCGATGCTAGCTGAAGCATGCAAGTCTGTTGAGATGGCTATGAAGAAATGTCCTAATGGTATGTTTTCTGAGATAAAATATGATGGAGAACGAGTCCAAGTACACAAAAAGGGCAAAGAGTTTAAGTACTTTTCTCGTGCTCTAAAACCTGTTATGGCTCACAAAGTTAGCCATTTTAAAGACTACCTGCCACAAGCATTTCCTAAAGGTGATGATTTGATATTAGATGCGGAAGTTTTAATGGTTGATGTCAATACAGGAAAGCCTTTACCATTTGGTACATTAGGTGTACATAAACAATCCGAGTTTAAAGATGCAcaagtttgtttgtatgtctTTGATTGCTTATACTATAATggtgaaattttaattgataagcCTGTTAGAAAGAGGCGTCAAATATTGGATGAGATTATGGTTGAAGTTAAGAATCATGTGATGTTTTCGGAGCAGCAGCTTATTTACAAACCTGCTGATTTAGCTAATATGATTGCAaag GTTTTACAATTAGGTCTTGAAGGGCTTGTGTTAAAGGATCTAGAATCAACATATGAACCAGGCAAGAGGCATTGGTTGAAAGTTAAAAAAGATTACTTGTTTGATGGTGCAATGGCTGACACTGCAGATCTTGTTGTTCTTGGGGCCTGGTTtg GTACGGGTAAGAAAGGAGGTATGATGTCTGTTTTCTTAATGGGTTGCTTAGACACACGTCGAAATCGTTGGGTCACAGTTACAAAGGTACACACGGGTCATGACGACAGTACTTTGGAAAGGTTACAGAAAGAACTAACTCCACTGATGGTAAAAATATCTCAGGAATATATTAAGGTTCCATCTTGGCTTGACTGTAATAAAGGCATGGTACCAGATTTTGTGGCAATGGATCCTAAAAAGCAACCTGTTTGGGAAATCACTG GTACTGAGTTGACAAAGGCCAATTTACATACAGCAGATGGTATATCAGTTCGATTTCCCAGAGTGACGAGAATTCGTGACGACAAAAATTGGGAATCTGCAACCAATTTGGAagaattaaaacatttgtataaaacttCCAAGGAAAAAACGGACGTTTCACTCTTGAACAAATTAGCAGCAACTGCGGGTGACAGTTACGAGCCACCGACAAAGAAAATCAAGCAAAGTCCAATTAAACAAgagattaaaactaaaaaagttaaacaaagtcctattaaaaatacaaaaatggacaaatttattgttaaagatTCTAAAGTATCTAAAGATAAAGTAATAAAAGAGGAACCGAAATCAGaagataaaaaaagaaagaaatgcAATGATACAATTACCTCATTGGAACCTATGAATGGAACTATTGAGAGTTTTGACGAAGTTGAAGAAAAGAAGTTTAAAAAGCAACTTTTACCCGAAGATCCCTTACCAGAtgcttttaaagataaaaaactaGGATTTTATCCTGATTTTATAAGTATACCAGAAAGAGAAAGAAGTTACTTTGAACGACATTGGATAGCATATGGAGGGACGATAGTCAAAGCAATCAAACCTATGGACGTCGATTTTGTCGTTCATAATGAAGATACAATATGTTTTAAGAAAATGAAGAAATTGCAAAAGAAAATGTCTACCAATGTTAGACATGTCACTAAGAGTTGgttgataaaatgtattaatagtgTAAAGCTTTGTGACACAGTACATTATGCTGTTTTTGTTGAACcttcacattaa